A genomic window from Methanomassiliicoccales archaeon includes:
- a CDS encoding RusA family crossover junction endodeoxyribonuclease, with product MAGRQKGNEIEDQCYIPGPAEDADHYIQHGEDEDCIEFFVCGDPKPQGSTRSYYLKKIDKVVTIHGNKDTRRWQLRIASEAQHANERRNFSFYSPDPNLGYEVEAEFIFQRPKSLPKKISLNTRRPDVDKLVRTVLDGLAKVLIPDDSQVVAIRTLKRYAVENESPGVRITVRRLRHQ from the coding sequence ATGGCTGGTCGGCAGAAAGGAAATGAAATCGAAGATCAGTGCTATATTCCAGGTCCAGCCGAAGATGCTGATCACTATATTCAACATGGTGAAGACGAGGACTGCATTGAGTTCTTTGTATGTGGAGATCCAAAACCACAAGGAAGTACTCGCTCATATTACTTGAAGAAAATCGACAAAGTTGTTACAATTCACGGCAACAAGGACACTCGAAGGTGGCAATTGAGGATTGCATCAGAGGCTCAGCATGCAAATGAGAGGAGAAATTTTTCATTTTATTCACCCGATCCGAACCTAGGTTATGAGGTCGAAGCAGAATTCATATTTCAACGGCCAAAAAGTCTTCCAAAAAAGATCAGTCTGAATACAAGAAGACCTGATGTCGACAAACTGGTGAGAACTGTTCTTGATGGACTTGCAAAGGTCTTGATTCCTGATGACTCTCAGGTCGTTGCGATCAGGACGCTGAAACGCTACGCAGTTGAGAATGAATCTCCAGGAGTTCGAATTACTGTCAGGAGACTCAGACATCAGTAG
- the aspS gene encoding aspartate--tRNA(Asn) ligase — protein sequence MVATNSERNSKTITTEDFGKEVIVKGWVQEIRNLGGISFVILRDRYGLIQITIHKKSTPLYLYEALTTVPRESVILVSGIVKESKQAKKGYEIIPKNCKILSEARTPLPLGVVDKVNVEVETRFNNRHLDLRKPEIRAIFEIKSIVLRKIDEFLKSRDFVEVFTPKIVASGAEGGATLFPVQYFEKKAYLAQSPQLYKQMLMATGLDRVYEIAPAFRAEPSDTIRHVSEFVSFDGEMAFIESQRDVLDMIEGCLQHVISGVIESCGNLLDLIGCAVTLPRSPYPVVTYSQAVDMLSSEGMNVEEGEDLGTEGEKLLGEIMMAKGYEMYWIIEYPEKSKPFYIMEKEGTVFSHSFDLDYKGQEIASGGQREHRYPKLIERMEKKGLNISSFDFYLSAFAYGMPPHGGWGLGLERFVQKMLNLSNIREAILFPRDRNRLSP from the coding sequence ATGGTTGCAACAAATTCTGAGAGGAATTCAAAGACGATTACGACGGAAGACTTTGGAAAGGAAGTGATCGTAAAAGGCTGGGTTCAAGAGATCAGAAATCTTGGTGGTATCTCTTTTGTCATCTTGAGGGATAGATACGGTCTCATTCAAATTACCATTCATAAGAAGAGTACCCCTCTATATCTATACGAAGCTCTCACAACAGTTCCTCGGGAATCAGTAATCCTTGTATCTGGAATAGTAAAAGAAAGCAAACAGGCAAAAAAGGGATACGAAATTATTCCGAAAAACTGCAAAATTCTCAGTGAAGCAAGAACTCCATTACCTCTTGGTGTGGTCGATAAGGTCAATGTTGAAGTGGAAACACGATTTAACAATAGGCATCTTGATTTAAGAAAACCAGAAATACGAGCCATTTTTGAAATTAAATCTATTGTGTTACGGAAAATAGACGAGTTCTTAAAAAGTAGAGATTTTGTTGAAGTATTCACTCCAAAAATAGTGGCCTCTGGCGCTGAAGGTGGTGCTACATTATTCCCAGTCCAGTACTTCGAAAAAAAAGCATATCTTGCTCAGAGTCCGCAACTCTATAAACAAATGTTGATGGCAACAGGGCTTGATCGTGTGTATGAGATTGCACCAGCCTTTCGCGCAGAACCTTCTGATACTATAAGGCACGTCTCTGAATTCGTGAGTTTTGATGGGGAAATGGCATTCATCGAATCGCAACGAGACGTTCTCGACATGATTGAGGGTTGCCTGCAGCACGTAATCTCTGGTGTAATCGAATCATGCGGGAATTTGCTGGATTTGATCGGTTGCGCTGTCACATTACCAAGATCGCCTTATCCAGTAGTGACGTATTCACAAGCCGTCGATATGCTCTCATCTGAGGGAATGAATGTCGAGGAGGGTGAGGATCTTGGTACTGAAGGCGAGAAGTTACTCGGCGAAATTATGATGGCCAAAGGCTACGAAATGTACTGGATAATCGAGTATCCTGAGAAGTCAAAACCATTTTACATCATGGAAAAAGAAGGTACGGTTTTCTCTCATTCATTTGATCTTGATTACAAAGGACAAGAAATTGCATCCGGAGGACAGCGAGAGCACAGATATCCAAAGCTCATCGAGCGCATGGAGAAGAAAGGACTTAACATATCTTCTTTTGACTTCTACTTAAGTGCATTTGCCTATGGAATGCCTCCTCACGGTGGCTGGGGGTTGGGCCTTGAGCGATTCGTGCAAAAAATGCTGAACTTATCAAATATAAGAGAGGCGATCTTATTCCCACGAGACCGGAATCGTTTATCTCCATGA
- a CDS encoding ferredoxin produces the protein MCPKVDIDREECTGCGLCYNEECPEVFVEGDDGQSDVQEKYRSGEPGQGVIPEDLKECAKRAAEACPVNAIIVLED, from the coding sequence ATGTGTCCGAAAGTTGATATTGATAGAGAAGAGTGTACTGGTTGCGGACTCTGCTATAACGAAGAATGTCCTGAGGTCTTTGTTGAAGGAGATGATGGTCAATCTGATGTCCAAGAGAAATATCGATCAGGAGAGCCTGGACAAGGCGTCATTCCTGAAGATCTTAAAGAATGCGCAAAGAGGGCAGCAGAAGCATGCCCTGTGAATGCGATAATTGTATTAGAAGACTGA
- a CDS encoding fructose-1,6-bisphosphatase, whose product MTDKVTISVIKADVGSVAGHSRPHPKMMEKCHEILKTGVESGVIEDFFVTRVGDDINLFMSHRKGENNREVHGLAWDAFQAASKVAKNMKLYAAGQDILKDAFSGNVRGAGPGAAEMEFIERVSEPILFFMADKTEPSAFSLPLTRIFMDPFSTTGLVIDPRAHMGFRFEIVDVCESKKIVMSAPEESYDILSLLGDTTRYAIKRVFSKLEEIGIAAVVSTEKLNFAAGKYIGKDDPVMIVRCQSGLPAVGEVLQPFMFPQLVAGWMRGSHHGAWYPCSVDDSDPSFFDGPPRIVCLGFQINNGRFQGLEDPGSPPGAHIPVDYFAGSVWDEARRRAIKASIYMRGHGPFMPGILSPEEMEYTTRPSVLKKLKDRMIDVD is encoded by the coding sequence ATGACAGACAAAGTGACTATTTCTGTTATCAAAGCCGATGTAGGATCAGTTGCCGGCCATTCACGCCCCCACCCGAAGATGATGGAAAAATGCCATGAGATACTAAAAACTGGAGTTGAAAGCGGGGTAATAGAGGATTTTTTTGTTACCAGGGTTGGGGACGATATCAACTTATTCATGAGTCATCGAAAGGGTGAGAACAATCGAGAAGTTCACGGCCTCGCATGGGATGCCTTTCAAGCAGCCTCAAAGGTTGCGAAGAATATGAAACTCTACGCAGCTGGGCAAGATATATTGAAAGACGCTTTTAGTGGCAATGTGAGGGGGGCTGGACCAGGCGCTGCAGAAATGGAATTCATCGAGAGAGTTTCTGAGCCTATTCTTTTTTTCATGGCAGATAAGACAGAACCGTCAGCTTTTTCTCTTCCGTTGACAAGAATATTTATGGATCCATTTTCAACGACGGGGCTAGTAATAGATCCAAGAGCGCACATGGGATTTCGCTTTGAGATTGTTGATGTTTGTGAATCAAAAAAGATCGTGATGAGTGCTCCAGAGGAAAGCTATGACATTCTCAGCCTACTTGGCGATACCACAAGATACGCCATCAAGCGCGTATTCAGCAAATTGGAAGAAATAGGTATTGCAGCAGTAGTTAGTACTGAGAAACTCAATTTCGCTGCTGGCAAATACATCGGGAAAGACGATCCTGTCATGATAGTACGCTGTCAGAGCGGTTTGCCAGCCGTTGGGGAAGTTCTACAGCCCTTCATGTTCCCTCAGCTCGTTGCCGGATGGATGAGAGGCTCTCATCACGGTGCATGGTATCCATGTTCTGTTGACGATTCGGATCCATCCTTTTTTGATGGACCCCCTCGTATAGTTTGCCTTGGATTCCAAATAAACAACGGGAGATTTCAGGGACTTGAAGACCCGGGTTCGCCACCAGGTGCACATATACCAGTGGATTACTTTGCTGGGAGTGTATGGGATGAGGCAAGAAGGCGTGCCATAAAAGCAAGCATTTACATGAGAGGTCACGGCCCGTTTATGCCGGGTATACTTTCGCCAGAAGAAATGGAATACACTACAAGACCTTCTGTTCTGAAGAAACTGAAGGACAGGATGATAGATGTCGATTAA
- the rimI gene encoding ribosomal protein S18-alanine N-acetyltransferase has translation MIQLLKLRRFSITDLREVYDLACTELRERYSPDLFLNIHSYWPDGFIIAEESGKVLGFILGLNITKIEARILMLVVRRDLRRKGLGTMLLNEFRSVCAVSGIRCISLEVRKSNLVAINLYKKLGFEISGEISGYYSDGESAYKMQLFL, from the coding sequence ATGATTCAGTTGTTGAAACTGAGACGCTTCTCCATTACAGATCTCAGAGAAGTGTACGATCTTGCTTGCACCGAATTGAGAGAACGCTATTCACCTGACTTATTCCTAAATATACATTCTTACTGGCCCGACGGTTTTATAATCGCCGAAGAATCCGGGAAGGTTTTGGGTTTTATTCTTGGCCTCAATATCACAAAAATAGAAGCGCGGATACTCATGTTGGTGGTGAGAAGAGATCTCAGGAGAAAAGGTCTTGGTACAATGCTTTTAAATGAATTCCGTTCAGTATGTGCAGTCAGCGGAATTCGGTGTATTTCCCTTGAAGTTAGAAAAAGCAACCTCGTCGCGATCAATCTATATAAAAAGCTCGGATTTGAAATCTCGGGGGAAATATCAGGATATTATTCTGATGGAGAAAGCGCTTATAAGATGCAACTGTTTCTCTAG
- a CDS encoding ATP-binding protein: MDKGRSELMKTEKIDMRCEPDLGSIETTADILIPNDPLMRVIGQEDAVKISRVAAKQRRHLLLVGPPGTGKSMIAQALALHLPRPTEEIRVVHNPENPERPLIEVKKAEEVRREMESKESAEGELISPKDAPINVAEKLGYRCKNCGTYSSPRDRYCPHCQRLKLGDGVSGNPFGDLIGGIFEVTIGAAGISGFPGMNDRVTTTRKRFGKEEVIVFERCGEMIRVLDQEALERRREFEKVSPRKVLIALERNPFVLATGASETELLGDVRHDPYGSHPSLGTPPYERVIPGSIHEAHEGVLFIDELPHLGQLQRYILTAMQEKRFPISGRNPQSAGASVKVDNVPCDFIFVGACNIQDLDQILSPLRSRIAGNGYEVLMETTMDDNESNRALIAQFIAQEISMDGRIPHASRSGIKAIIHEARRRAKIIDGKANALTLRLRELGGLIRSAGDLAVINGDTLIEERHIKAALKYCRPVEEQIKDKYGTFQKGLSADITTSQKERSPYYFWNEHYDQDQMFF, translated from the coding sequence ATGGACAAAGGACGATCTGAGCTGATGAAAACAGAAAAGATTGATATGAGATGCGAGCCAGATTTAGGCTCGATCGAAACAACTGCTGATATACTTATTCCAAATGACCCTTTGATGAGAGTTATTGGGCAGGAAGATGCGGTGAAAATTTCAAGGGTTGCAGCTAAACAACGAAGACACCTTCTTCTGGTGGGTCCTCCTGGAACCGGTAAGTCTATGATAGCACAAGCTCTTGCACTTCACCTTCCCAGACCTACGGAGGAGATCAGAGTTGTTCACAACCCTGAGAATCCCGAAAGACCTCTTATAGAAGTGAAAAAGGCTGAAGAAGTGAGACGGGAAATGGAATCAAAAGAATCTGCTGAAGGAGAGCTCATCAGCCCAAAGGATGCGCCTATCAATGTCGCAGAAAAACTTGGTTATCGATGCAAGAACTGTGGTACTTATTCGTCGCCTCGTGACCGCTATTGTCCTCATTGTCAAAGGCTAAAACTAGGAGATGGTGTCAGCGGCAATCCGTTTGGAGATCTTATCGGAGGAATCTTTGAAGTAACTATAGGAGCAGCTGGTATATCTGGATTTCCAGGAATGAATGATCGAGTAACAACGACAAGAAAGCGTTTCGGTAAGGAAGAAGTTATCGTATTTGAGCGCTGTGGAGAGATGATAAGAGTCCTCGACCAAGAGGCGTTGGAAAGAAGAAGAGAATTCGAGAAAGTAAGCCCACGCAAAGTTCTTATTGCACTGGAACGAAATCCATTTGTGCTAGCTACGGGAGCAAGTGAAACGGAGCTTCTTGGAGATGTGAGACACGATCCATATGGCAGTCACCCATCACTTGGCACACCTCCTTACGAGAGGGTCATTCCTGGCTCCATTCATGAAGCGCATGAAGGAGTACTATTTATTGATGAACTGCCTCATTTAGGACAGCTCCAGAGATACATTCTCACGGCAATGCAGGAAAAAAGATTTCCAATATCTGGTCGAAATCCTCAAAGTGCAGGAGCAAGCGTAAAGGTAGACAACGTGCCTTGTGATTTTATCTTTGTCGGCGCATGCAATATTCAGGATCTTGACCAGATTCTCTCGCCACTTCGTTCAAGGATCGCTGGGAACGGCTATGAAGTCTTAATGGAAACGACAATGGATGACAATGAAAGTAATAGAGCGCTGATCGCACAATTCATCGCCCAGGAAATTTCAATGGACGGTCGCATTCCGCATGCATCTCGTTCTGGGATTAAGGCGATTATTCACGAAGCCCGCAGGCGTGCAAAGATCATAGATGGTAAGGCGAATGCGCTTACCTTGCGGCTCAGAGAACTCGGAGGGCTGATTCGATCAGCTGGCGATCTTGCGGTTATCAATGGCGATACTCTTATAGAAGAAAGGCATATTAAAGCTGCATTAAAATATTGCCGTCCAGTTGAAGAGCAGATAAAAGATAAATACGGTACGTTTCAGAAAGGTCTATCTGCGGATATAACAACGTCTCAAAAAGAACGTTCACCGTATTATTTCTGGAACGAGCATTACGATCAGGACCAGATGTTTTTCTAG
- the tpiA gene encoding triose-phosphate isomerase: MSIKISTPAVIVNFKSYSEAEGKNALFIAEICEDVSKNTGVCISVCPPIVELSMIADRVNIPVLSQHADPLDAGAQTGRITPSSIKAAGGAGTLLNHSERRMILSDLAKAISICNEISLQSVACADSAETAGAIAFFRPDFIAVEPPQLIGGNVSVTTAKPDVVTKAVESVRKVDEQIPVFCGAGVKTGKDVKRAIELGADGVLLASGIIKSKDIRRTLEDLLKYI, from the coding sequence ATGTCGATTAAAATTTCGACGCCTGCAGTCATAGTGAACTTCAAATCATATTCAGAAGCCGAGGGAAAGAACGCACTTTTTATAGCGGAAATTTGCGAAGATGTCTCAAAGAATACCGGGGTTTGCATCAGCGTTTGCCCGCCAATAGTAGAGCTCTCGATGATTGCCGACCGAGTTAATATACCCGTATTATCTCAGCACGCCGATCCATTGGATGCCGGTGCCCAGACTGGTAGAATTACTCCGTCGTCTATTAAGGCAGCAGGCGGAGCGGGGACATTACTCAACCATTCAGAAAGAAGAATGATTTTATCAGACCTTGCGAAGGCAATTTCAATATGTAACGAGATAAGCCTGCAGAGCGTCGCTTGCGCTGATTCTGCCGAAACGGCTGGTGCAATTGCTTTTTTCAGGCCAGATTTTATTGCCGTAGAGCCACCACAGCTCATAGGCGGCAATGTCTCTGTCACAACTGCAAAACCAGACGTCGTAACGAAAGCTGTCGAATCGGTGAGAAAAGTGGATGAACAAATTCCAGTGTTTTGTGGGGCGGGCGTGAAAACTGGGAAGGACGTTAAAAGGGCAATTGAGTTAGGAGCAGATGGAGTACTCCTTGCATCTGGAATCATAAAATCGAAAGACATCAGGAGGACTCTGGAGGATTTGTTAAAGTACATCTAG
- a CDS encoding phospholipase D-like domain-containing protein, translated as MMRGLKSAITSVLLPLMVFGLSSSPAEQILIVPLGNAHEISTSELDQTFLTINTQNATGSHMKNPFELPSLLIEIAPSFLCEYVVIKIFCDNLSIQNWSITDNEGKLIFITNTVLKEGEEIIVTQNKTLIESVYPSKKIMEIGKEVLKASGRFQLADTGDEVLLLDAYGNIIDAIIYGDSHYQDQGWAGEPVNTCGKREVLVRNNGLQDTNTSRDWKCSSPGRSSFIPFQCDANIEPFTSPEHARIRIIRELQFSVESVKIALYMMDDPLIISELRNCLERGVNVSILLEGQPVGGLSSEARNYISYLSKAGAEIHLLFSVDGYKRYRFLHCKYAVLDSRRVLIMSDNWVTEGLDKNRGWGVVIENRSIAAYFSTVFEEDFRLSSLDILDASEFLGKEIDELDDHPKTVDEGFRSIDDISKLEKIQVFRGEIQPLISPDFTIPLLINLIKNARSRILVEQFSCELSWLQNSEIIYALKDAALRGVHVRILLDASWFNYVIPGNHALIIEKLNEFANSSYCDFEARALSPYHGFTVLHNKGMVVDDYVVVSSMNWVNNSFFDNREVGAIIESKEVADFFAKIFWEDWNIDPYPPVIVTNGAYLNITAGVYLIMDASNSHDNSWIDKYLWDLNMDGSIEWQGAKWPVAFEPGRHLILLTVIDAYGNSANVTILVNATIPENHIFADWILKIIVAVFSCGSLLAICKKIKRNR; from the coding sequence ATGATGAGAGGCCTGAAGAGTGCTATCACCTCTGTCCTCCTCCCCCTTATGGTTTTTGGCCTCTCATCATCTCCTGCAGAGCAAATACTGATTGTTCCTCTTGGTAATGCTCATGAAATTTCAACATCGGAATTAGATCAAACATTCTTAACCATCAACACCCAAAATGCGACTGGCTCTCACATGAAAAATCCCTTTGAGCTTCCTTCTCTATTGATAGAAATTGCACCTTCGTTTCTTTGTGAGTATGTCGTCATAAAGATTTTTTGCGACAATCTTTCGATCCAAAACTGGTCAATAACGGATAACGAAGGAAAATTGATCTTCATAACCAATACAGTTCTCAAAGAGGGCGAGGAAATTATTGTAACGCAGAATAAGACTCTAATTGAATCAGTATATCCATCAAAAAAGATTATGGAAATAGGTAAGGAAGTGTTAAAGGCTTCTGGACGATTTCAATTGGCCGATACTGGAGACGAGGTTTTGCTCCTTGATGCTTATGGAAATATCATCGATGCTATCATTTATGGAGATTCTCATTACCAAGATCAAGGTTGGGCAGGCGAACCGGTAAATACATGCGGTAAACGGGAGGTCCTGGTGCGAAATAATGGGTTGCAGGATACAAATACTTCAAGAGACTGGAAATGCAGTTCTCCTGGAAGATCGTCTTTCATTCCCTTTCAATGCGATGCGAACATCGAGCCCTTTACATCGCCTGAACATGCAAGAATACGCATCATCAGAGAGTTACAATTTTCAGTGGAATCTGTCAAAATAGCTCTCTATATGATGGATGACCCCCTAATAATCAGTGAGTTACGAAATTGCCTTGAGAGAGGGGTCAATGTGTCGATCTTACTCGAAGGACAGCCTGTCGGAGGCTTGTCGAGTGAAGCACGAAATTATATCTCTTATCTTTCAAAAGCCGGTGCAGAAATCCACCTTCTATTTTCTGTTGATGGCTACAAACGCTATAGATTTCTTCACTGCAAGTATGCAGTTCTCGATAGCAGAAGAGTCTTAATCATGTCGGACAATTGGGTAACTGAAGGGCTTGATAAGAACAGAGGATGGGGAGTTGTCATTGAGAATCGATCCATTGCAGCCTATTTCTCCACCGTTTTTGAGGAAGATTTTCGACTTTCAAGTCTCGATATCCTAGACGCATCGGAGTTCCTTGGTAAAGAGATTGATGAATTAGATGATCATCCAAAAACAGTCGATGAAGGCTTTAGATCTATTGATGACATAAGCAAACTTGAAAAGATCCAAGTATTTAGAGGAGAGATTCAACCTCTGATCTCTCCAGACTTTACTATACCATTGTTAATAAACCTGATCAAAAATGCAAGATCGAGAATTCTTGTCGAACAATTTTCTTGCGAATTATCATGGTTACAAAATAGTGAGATCATCTATGCCTTGAAAGATGCGGCATTACGGGGAGTGCATGTAAGGATCCTTCTTGACGCATCCTGGTTTAATTACGTTATCCCAGGAAATCACGCGTTGATCATCGAAAAACTCAATGAGTTCGCAAATTCGTCCTATTGCGATTTTGAGGCTAGGGCGCTATCGCCATACCACGGATTCACGGTGCTTCACAATAAAGGAATGGTCGTGGATGATTATGTTGTGGTATCGAGCATGAACTGGGTAAACAACTCCTTTTTCGACAACAGAGAGGTTGGCGCTATTATCGAATCAAAAGAAGTTGCTGATTTTTTTGCAAAAATCTTTTGGGAAGACTGGAACATCGATCCGTATCCCCCAGTGATAGTGACCAATGGAGCATACTTGAACATCACTGCAGGTGTCTACTTAATAATGGATGCATCGAATTCCCATGATAATTCTTGGATTGACAAATATCTTTGGGACCTCAATATGGATGGCAGCATCGAATGGCAGGGCGCAAAGTGGCCTGTTGCCTTCGAGCCGGGAAGACATCTTATTCTACTTACTGTCATCGATGCATATGGAAATAGCGCTAACGTCACGATCCTAGTGAATGCAACAATACCAGAAAATCATATTTTCGCAGACTGGATCCTTAAGATCATTGTGGCAGTATTTTCTTGTGGTAGTCTTCTTGCAATCTGCAAAAAAATTAAGCGGAATAGATGA
- a CDS encoding DUF438 domain-containing protein, giving the protein MSDKDEAAKRIIKEIIEELKRGKTPNEVKEKFKEALAKVDRGDISVIEDSLVKEGIPLEDIEKLCDVHLAVSAEMSPEKTIVGPGHPIFILIEEHKYVRDLVDEISRIIPSLENLKDSKDTMNRLRKLIGDLKEYNKHKIREENALFPVIEKHGVTKPPSVMWSEHDQQRDLIKRISNLVSQEITEPQDIDELKSMLKSLSGLINSHFYKEENILFPTAFKLIDSEEWVRIKESMDELGYCSFTPSHAIGEGGRKISTTEIRGTDILLETGTLSIKQLEGIMNSLPIDITFVDDHDTVRYFNQAPDRIFPRTKAIIGRKVQKCHPEKSVSIVERILNDFRNGSRDSAKFWIRMGQKYVYIQYIAVRDKNNEYLGCLEVTQDIAPIKAIEGEKRLLD; this is encoded by the coding sequence ATGAGCGATAAAGATGAGGCGGCAAAAAGAATAATAAAAGAAATAATAGAGGAGTTGAAAAGAGGAAAGACTCCAAATGAGGTTAAGGAGAAATTTAAGGAAGCACTGGCCAAGGTAGATAGAGGAGATATCTCCGTTATCGAAGACTCGCTGGTTAAAGAAGGAATTCCCCTTGAAGACATCGAAAAACTATGCGATGTGCATTTAGCTGTTTCAGCAGAAATGTCACCAGAAAAGACCATCGTTGGACCAGGTCATCCCATCTTCATCCTCATTGAGGAGCACAAATACGTCAGGGATTTGGTCGACGAGATTTCTAGAATAATCCCATCACTTGAAAACTTGAAAGACTCAAAGGACACGATGAATCGTTTGCGGAAGCTGATTGGGGATCTCAAGGAGTATAACAAACACAAAATAAGAGAAGAAAACGCGCTGTTCCCAGTTATCGAGAAACATGGTGTAACCAAGCCTCCATCTGTAATGTGGTCTGAACACGACCAGCAGAGGGATTTGATTAAGAGGATATCGAATCTCGTTTCGCAGGAAATCACCGAGCCTCAGGACATCGATGAGTTGAAATCGATGCTAAAATCTCTTTCTGGTTTAATAAACTCCCATTTTTATAAGGAAGAAAATATCCTGTTTCCAACTGCTTTCAAATTAATCGATTCGGAAGAATGGGTTCGTATCAAGGAATCTATGGATGAACTCGGATATTGCTCATTCACCCCCTCACATGCAATTGGTGAAGGGGGACGCAAAATTTCGACGACGGAGATCAGAGGTACTGACATTCTGCTAGAAACGGGCACACTCTCGATTAAACAGCTCGAAGGGATCATGAACAGTCTGCCCATCGACATAACATTCGTTGATGATCACGACACAGTGCGCTATTTCAATCAAGCTCCTGATAGAATCTTTCCAAGAACAAAAGCCATAATCGGTCGCAAGGTACAGAAATGCCATCCAGAAAAGAGCGTTTCCATTGTTGAAAGGATTCTAAATGATTTCCGAAATGGGTCTCGAGATTCGGCAAAATTCTGGATTAGAATGGGGCAGAAATATGTTTACATTCAATACATTGCAGTGAGAGACAAAAATAATGAGTATCTCGGGTGCCTGGAAGTGACACAGGATATCGCACCTATTAAAGCAATTGAAGGGGAAAAGCGATTACTTGATTGA
- a CDS encoding Lrp/AsnC ligand binding domain-containing protein, whose amino-acid sequence MPSAIILINTEVGKEGEVMTALSNIQGVSEVYLVYGVYDIVSKIESDRMEDLEAIISNQIRKITGIRSTLTLIISRKGKGNHG is encoded by the coding sequence ATGCCATCGGCAATTATATTGATCAATACGGAAGTCGGTAAGGAAGGAGAGGTGATGACTGCATTATCGAATATTCAAGGTGTTTCTGAAGTCTATTTGGTATACGGTGTTTACGATATCGTCTCGAAGATAGAATCAGACAGGATGGAAGATCTCGAGGCCATAATTAGTAATCAAATAAGGAAAATCACGGGAATTCGATCGACACTGACTCTTATAATAAGCAGAAAAGGAAAGGGCAATCATGGATGA